The DNA region TCCGCCTAGCGTCTTTCATGGAAACAACATTATCAAACTGATCGTATTCCATCTTTATAACGGCATCTTTACCATTATTTGTTTTTCTTATGATCTTTCTAAGATTTAGCCGCGCATCATACCAATATTTAGTTTTATTACCATTAGGGTCCGTATATAAGATAACATTGCCTAAACCATCTCTTTTATAATACCTAACAATGCCCTGCCCCACATCATCTCCCATTTTCTTTACGCTTTTTATGTATCCACGGCTATCATAATTTATTTGCGTCTTTTTACCCACAGGATCAGTTATCATAACGGGCATTCCATATCTATCATTCTTAAAAACAGTTACTGCGCCATCTCCCTCAATTATCTTTCTAATATTGCCTTGTTTATCACGCAGCATCTCTGTAGTTACTCCCAAAGCATTCTCTACAACTATCAGTTTATTTGACCTTCGATCATATCGATATCTGGTAACATTTCCTAGCGGATCAACCATCATAATAAGATCACCTCTGGCGTTATACCGATAACTATACTCACCACCATTCTTATCAAGTACACACGCAACATTGCCTTCCTTATCATACTTCCGATCAATAACGCCACCGAGTGCATCAATCTCTTTAACGATCTTATTATCATCATTGTAATATGACTGGGTTCTCTTTACTGCCCTCTCATAAAATGTAACGATTTTCTTCTGATCATCGTACACAAAGCGGTACATCAATCGATCCTGTTCATTTCCCTGCTCAATAACACGATTTTTCTCATCATACCTCATGATAAGTTTAACCCCATCACTATAGGTCTTCTCTACCATATTCTTGTTTCTGTCATATTTGTATTGAACAATACCTCCGGTAACACCCTGCACCTCTAACAAAATATCATCTGTGTAATTACATACGTATTTTACTTTTCTTCCCGCAGAGTCTTTGATCTCTTTTATTTTACCGTTAAAATCATAGCTAAATTTTATCCAATCACCGTATCTGTCTGTAACTTTTACAAGCTTCTGTGTAATATTGTTGTATTTCATTGTAAAAAGAACGCCATTGAGGTCTTTTATATAGGTAACGTTCCTATGGTAAGAGGAATCGAAGACATAGGTAACTCTATCTGGCGTTATTAAGTAGACATTACCTTTTCTACCTCTCACAAGGTCATTATATACCCCTTTCGGTGCAACATACTTCTTCCCATCCTTCTTGTAGTAATGACTTTCACCTGTACCCATATGTACTATTGCGCCTTTTTCTTTCTCTTCCAAACGGATATCATACCTATGGCTCCAGCCATATCCAAAAGATCCCTTTTCCACTGAATTTAAGCTATTGTAATACCGTTTGAATAAGAGCGCTGTATCAGTTCGGTTAGCTGGAAGGTCAGTTACAGATTCAAAATAATTTCCCGTGGGAATTACCACTGGATCAGATACTTTTGTCTGCCCAGTTTTCTTATCACCTGACTTACTTACGGGATCTTGCTGAGTTGACCCTCGCAATATTTTGATGGGCTTTATGTGCTTTTTTAATTTCTTTAATGCGACTTTTTCATCTTCTCCATATTCATCATCTTCAAAGTCTTCATCTTCAAAGTCTTCTTCATCTCCAAATTCTTCACGTTCAAACGGTTTCCATTCCTGCGAAACATTCACTTTTTCTTTTGAAGAGAGATCAGTAAATCCTTTAGGCTCATCTTTAGCGGTAAAATCGCAGGGATAGACAGAAAGTGGATAACATAAACTGATAATAAGAGACGATATAATAAATGAGTTAAAGAATGTTTTTATTATTTGATTTATTGGCATTATAAAGCAACCGAATAATTTTAAATTACCTGAATTACATTTTTAGAAAAGATACTTAACTTGAGAACTTTATCTATTCCTACATCAAATATCTAAAAGTTGAACAATTTTAACAACTCTTTGAAGTCTTTCTCTACTTCCATGATATCGTCTCCTTAAGATTTGAACTGCTTCAATACGTTCTTCTGGAGTTTTCGATAACCAATATTCCAAGTCATCTTTTCTTTGTTGATCATCATTCAAATTGTATTTACGCACTACCTTTTTTATCACGTTTTCTCCATCTTTTATTCGTTTGCAAAAGCACTTAAAAAATATCAAAATAGATTCTTTAAATTAGCTTAATAGCCTCGTTAGATATTTATTAGATTCTTAATTTCAGATTTTAATTTTGGTAGGTTAAATTTTATAGCGTCCCAGATTATTTTAGAATCAACAATATCATACCCGTGGATAATAACATTTCTAAAACCAATAATCTTGTGACCATCTGTGATCTTAGATAAACAGTCCTCATCAACGTTTTTTATCCTATAGAGCGCTTCTCCGATGATTTCGAACTTTCTCTCAATGGCAGATTGCAGGAGAGAGTCTTCTGTGAGGTCTTCGTAACTTTTGCCTTTTATAAAAGATTCTATTTCCTCAATAGATTGCTGAATATCGTGTAGATATTTCTTAATGTCATGCAGCATATATGTTTTTTCTTGTTTGATCGATACTTGCTTGTAGATAAGGATTCTTGACCGAGCCATCAATTATGATATCAATTTGGCGATGAAAAACGTTCTGCAGTTTTTCTTTTAAGACAAAATAATCGTCAAAACGGTTAGAATTTTCATTCTTTTCAAATTCTACGATTACATCAACGTCACTATTTGGACCAAAGTCATCGGTCGTAGCCGATCCAAATAGATCCAGTTTTTTAAGATGTAACCCGCTACATATTTGTTTAATTTCTTCTTCGAAATATTCTATATCAAACATAACTAAACATCTCCTAACCAAACACATTATATCATTTTCTTATTTTCTAATAAATATAAATCTAACTCCATTATGCCGATGACCGAAAACCGCGATAGCAAAAAGAGTGTCCCGATTTACTTACCCTTTAATGTATTTAACACATCTTCAATTGCTTTAGTATATATATCTTTAATCCTACTGAATATCGCGTCAGAAATCTCTTTACTGTATATATGGGAAGTTTTATTCCTATCCTCCATCATATTGAGAAACGTATCCTCACCATGTATCCATCCAAGCCTAAAAGCTTCTTTCAAAGTTTTTTTTGGTGTTTTTACATCAATCCCTTGATCCTTAATAAATATTTTCAAAGTTTTCCACAATAATTCATATGTAATTTTAAATCTGTGAATCACACCATCTTTCTCCAGCTCACATTCAGCTGACAGAACACCCTCTTTAAGTTTATTAATAGCATTCTCAAGCTTTTCTAAAGCAAAGCTAATCTCTTCGCTCATGAATCACCTTTCCAGTTTTACTAGATAGCATTTTCCATGTTTGATTGGATAATTTGTATTTTTCTATTCATTATGTCGCGGTCAACCACACCTCATCTCCTTCTCAAACTCACGATTATACGTATCGTGAACATATTTAAAATCGAAATAATTCAACAATGTTCTCTCTTTGAATTGAGCATATTTATATTCGTCTTTCACATAAATTAACTCTCCTTGACTGATTATTCTATATGACAATATAATCGGAGCTTTATTTAAGATAACAAGATCTATCTCTTTTCCTCCAAACCTGTTTGTAATATCTACTGATAATTCAAGTTCCTTTTCGAGGGATACCTCTGAAGACGATTCAAGCAATAAAGCTATATCAATATCGCTTTTATTATGAGTGAACCCATTAACCTGAGAACCAAAAAGAAAAACAGCAACAATTTCGCTGTTATTTTTAAAATAGGAACCAAGTTTTTCTTTCAATTCTTTTATAATTTGTGTCATTTCTAACAATCTCACA from Candidatus Ancaeobacter aquaticus includes:
- a CDS encoding nucleotidyltransferase domain-containing protein; translation: MTQIIKELKEKLGSYFKNNSEIVAVFLFGSQVNGFTHNKSDIDIALLLESSSEVSLEKELELSVDITNRFGGKEIDLVILNKAPIILSYRIISQGELIYVKDEYKYAQFKERTLLNYFDFKYVHDTYNREFEKEMRCG
- a CDS encoding nucleotidyltransferase domain-containing protein yields the protein MFDIEYFEEEIKQICSGLHLKKLDLFGSATTDDFGPNSDVDVIVEFEKNENSNRFDDYFVLKEKLQNVFHRQIDIIIDGSVKNPYLQASIDQTRKNIYAA
- a CDS encoding DUF6531 domain-containing protein, which produces MPINQIIKTFFNSFIISSLIISLCYPLSVYPCDFTAKDEPKGFTDLSSKEKVNVSQEWKPFEREEFGDEEDFEDEDFEDDEYGEDEKVALKKLKKHIKPIKILRGSTQQDPVSKSGDKKTGQTKVSDPVVIPTGNYFESVTDLPANRTDTALLFKRYYNSLNSVEKGSFGYGWSHRYDIRLEEKEKGAIVHMGTGESHYYKKDGKKYVAPKGVYNDLVRGRKGNVYLITPDRVTYVFDSSYHRNVTYIKDLNGVLFTMKYNNITQKLVKVTDRYGDWIKFSYDFNGKIKEIKDSAGRKVKYVCNYTDDILLEVQGVTGGIVQYKYDRNKNMVEKTYSDGVKLIMRYDEKNRVIEQGNEQDRLMYRFVYDDQKKIVTFYERAVKRTQSYYNDDNKIVKEIDALGGVIDRKYDKEGNVACVLDKNGGEYSYRYNARGDLIMMVDPLGNVTRYRYDRRSNKLIVVENALGVTTEMLRDKQGNIRKIIEGDGAVTVFKNDRYGMPVMITDPVGKKTQINYDSRGYIKSVKKMGDDVGQGIVRYYKRDGLGNVILYTDPNGNKTKYWYDARLNLRKIIRKTNNGKDAVIKMEYDQFDNVVSMKDARRNITRYTYTKDWWNKLAAVINTDGVKTRYIYDMYGKLLKYVNGKGAVTKYTYDDLGEMIKMTDPLGFSQTYAYDQGGNLIEVVNGKGVALWYSYDPLGRMIKATDGNGNAVEMKYDALSNLLMVKDPKGGEVFYRYDVLNRLIKQRDQLDNEKVYSYDKAGSL
- a CDS encoding HI0074 family nucleotidyltransferase substrate-binding subunit, coding for MSEEISFALEKLENAINKLKEGVLSAECELEKDGVIHRFKITYELLWKTLKIFIKDQGIDVKTPKKTLKEAFRLGWIHGEDTFLNMMEDRNKTSHIYSKEISDAIFSRIKDIYTKAIEDVLNTLKGK
- a CDS encoding DUF86 domain-containing protein encodes the protein MLHDIKKYLHDIQQSIEEIESFIKGKSYEDLTEDSLLQSAIERKFEIIGEALYRIKNVDEDCLSKITDGHKIIGFRNVIIHGYDIVDSKIIWDAIKFNLPKLKSEIKNLINI